The following coding sequences lie in one Paramormyrops kingsleyae isolate MSU_618 chromosome 15, PKINGS_0.4, whole genome shotgun sequence genomic window:
- the LOC111838782 gene encoding claudin-18: MAVTICQVMGFVLGVLGVIGAIVATALDQWSTEDLFDNPVTSVYSYWGLWRSCVRQSSGFTECRPYFTILGLPGLFQAVRALMIVGVVLAGIAALIAIFALKCIKMGGMEDTVKANLTLTSGIMFILSGICTIAGVSVFANFVVSSFMMTTFSTTEFGGMGSMAGMGIGGIGAPLTPRYTFGPALFVGWVAGGILTVGGVMMCVACKGLQPEKSQFHAVSYKAPSHNTIYKSEDRQRQIYNDSYKARSEDGRRSNMKYDYV, translated from the exons ATGGCAGTCACTATATGCCAGGTGATGGGGTTTGTGCTGGGAGTTTTGGGGGTAATAGGAGCCATTGTAGCAACTGCATTGGACCAGTGGAGCACAGAGGACCTTTTTGACAATCCTGTAACATCAGTCTATAGCTACTGGGGCCTATGGAGATCCTGTGTCAGACAGAGTTCTGGCTTCACAGAGTGTCGCCCGTACTTTACAATTCTTGGGTTGCCAG gtcTCTTCCAAGCTGTGAGAGCCTTGATGATAGTTGGAGTTGTTCTTGCAGGAATAGCAGCCCTTATAGCCATTTTTGCTTTGAAGTGTATTAAAATGGGTGGTATGGAAGACACAGTCAAGGCTAACTTGACACTAACATCTGGAATCATGTTTATTCTCTCAG GCATTTGTACAATTGCTGGAGTTTCAGTCTTCGCTAATTTCGTTGTGAGCAGTTTTATGATGACCACCTTCAGCACTACAGAATTTGGAGGAATGGGCTCAATGGCAGGAATGGGAATTGGAGGAATTGGGGCACCACTAACTCCTAG GTACACTTTTGGACCTGCCCTTTTTGTAGGCTGGGTGGCAGGGGGCATCTTAACAGTGGGTGGAGTTATGATGTGTGTGGCTTGTAAGGGACTTCAACCTGAAAAATCTCA GTTCCATGCAGTGTCTTATAAAGCTCCCTCCCATAATACAATCTACAAATCAGAGGACAGACAAAGACAAATTTACAATGACTCCTACAAGGCTCGTAGTGAAGATGGCAGGAGATCAAACATGAAATATGACTATGTTTGA